The nucleotide sequence cctaatggaatatcccttgtagtagtggttttatcgagatgtagaagggtgtaagacttggtatccccgagcatctccttgtgttagatgaagggcctcattaggctatatcgtttggccttgtggaaactgcgggtagcgtgtgatcgctaggaactttcgataagacaataaaccgtaaggttgtcgggtaggtatgacttcgggtcattattatagagagatgggtgacatcgggtgtatggaacctaaagatcgattttctaaaattcatttgattgtggtggaagtctgcatgacactgcgtcaggtgcctttttatacctgctagtgtaatgttaaactccggtagtggtgtgatcactttgtgcttagggtgcccgtgagatacccttggaagcatcggagattataatagtgatctacgggtgatggtaattcgacggttgcgaaagtcgaagtttaagagcattgtgacgaatacttcttatgaagtgacgggtgagcgaatcttgttgctcttaagtgatagacgggtagagatgaccggtgagccgatgacggacttaatggtcggttagtccgaaggatatgatgaagtgttgacattgtggtggatgcaattatggtgtcggaattggtcactcttctccatgagagtgagcaattgttgaaaaagttcgttgcgtggaagggcgggtgatctcgactgagatgcacgactgagtaagcggagtgacatatgcctaggcttagaggcatatgtaggactttggtggagtttgcttttcaaacaattaaggtagttagttgtgaattgtggtatgaatgtgcgatttcatcgcgtgtacgacgtctcaagtgattgtgcctgtcggctctgagagcttaaagtgaatttgcgatgaattgatgtttatgaccaacggtgacaatggtcaggtgtgacgtggaatttcaattccgcgggatgttatcatcttggcggtgagaatagggagataaatcctaagtgggggagtttttactgtcgcccgaggaaaactccagtggtgttatgtatagtgaaatgtcggagcgtaccgtgctaagcctcaataggtattcggagttcctaacgaggaagagtgacgggttgctaatgtcgactcgagatcgtgctttacgattgtgagttacaactctggaatgttatgcgtgaagattgtgatgatgggattgaaggaagtgtaagacttcctatgtaaggtggtcgtgtagtaccaatgtgcggtatgagaccaaatgtgaagtttgagatcctggagtgagagaatgaagtgtcaTTGCGAgtgctctcgtagtgaaaaatatgggttgtcatgaaacccggacagtataattgaatgagaacgagttcgatatcgtggcgaatatcgtattttccctgtcgggaaacgcaatcgtgaagattgtcagtgggttattccactttatggacgaatgtgaggcggagagtgtcgattttgactgtctcacatcgagacacacagatgttgtttgtttgcgagagtgtgctctctagtgatgcgactgttagttgcattgaaatgttgagaccatccttaacggacggtctaggtaggaaagttcacccggcgtggtgaatatttttgtgactcgtgtggcgaattgcggaaattttgtgatgatgattcgccgttgaagggattttggtatacgaatagcttctatgctagtactaggaagccgtattgtatggttcagaggagaaaccctatgacgatgtgttgatgtttcgtctaattcgtggtgtattattgtcgtcctggattaatccagtgacgtatagtcgtgtgtggatcgatcggcgggaaagtggtgcttcttaagtgttattgcggggttattaaattttttttcgttgaaggaatgatctggtgtagagccggagggagtttggttcttggcctaaagaatattcaggaatgatcggtcgagtagtacggttatgaaccgaatgagtacgaaattttaaggaagcatgaatccttctcgatttggattaatgtaagacttggttcgcggcgtagtgaatttcgaagatcgcatagggcgatatagttatggatgacgcttgttgcgtgttgcagccgtgagaacttgaaggaaaatgtggtatttttcgtatttcctaaatggaaattctggacgttgagtgtatgagatatcgtttattgcggtagtgcacgctagtgatcattagcgtgtggtgggatcttagaattcacggatgatgttatggatgacgggcttggttgtgtttcgtaagatcgtgaggtgtgacgacgatggttgctggtgaattgtccttcttttaggacgattgtgaagtacggttgttgaattattatgcgttagtgcacgaagcgaggattcgaatgagtttactacttgtgtgactccgcgttggaagcgaaaatgttcgtgggagaagtgcttaacttctagtgtttgtgcggatcacgaggacgtgatccaatttaagtgggggagagttgtaacacccatttttcagttacacgttatttcgagcgtcattcgaaatacgaggcatgtaagtgtatatttggatcccaaataaagttggagttgatgttctaaaaccttaccattggatagtaaatctcattacgtttccaacgatatttgattcgtcgaaaacggagttacggttcgaaagttacgaccaaaacaagttcagtttcagactcagttcattgggactccgtccagactttgggacgccgtccaacaatgaaggtcaggacgccgtccaagctttttagacgccgtccagaaggcctgacgggccagcagctctattttactcaaattaaaaggggtatttgggtcttttcacttggggtcggtttgggatcatcaaaaatgatctagaactccatttggagctcattctcacccacacaaaacactctcatcttattttagagagagagggttaatttagagtgagaaagcttagtttggtgaagaagatgagcgtttcgggtcaaagctcgagagttaaagttgttcctttcattcacggctacattttggtagtattggtaagtctcaactccgaatttcattgttaagattcttgtgtacatttagggtttgagcttgttatttgtaaaacccttttagatgatgaatagggtttatggaaacccactattttaatattttgcgggttttgggttggttaatgatttaagcatgtttaaggtttgtaagtggggtataatcactagtattagtgattttaggagtgttggaacttgtaagacccatttgggggtaaaatgggtgaatttgggttatgttgagataaggaaaaccctaatagctatgatctagggtttggccatgtgaattgaagttgtaagtattaaattgtgttgattagtcattaatacacttgtaaatgatggaagaattgtaaatgggtcatgtttggctaaaatggtatgtataagtgttgaaatgggtcaaatgagttaaggttgacctaattgggtgaaatgggtatgaaacaccctaagtttgtgctaattggtattagtagacttacatcactagttttagtaattaaagatgagtcttggccattttatgggcggttttgggtgtgagtgagtattgtggttaattccacaagttgtgtattgaatgtgtacttatgtattaggtaccttggtcgaagcatacggaagtgctaaatcaccaccgacgtgataaggtgagtggaataattatatgtgtaggtatataatgtatctatttgttgtagcgtgaaatgtgtagtgtcgaggtgttaagacaccatgtttcacgtgaagagtgtagcatcgaggtgttaagatgccactcgggtgtagcatcgaggtgttaagatgccacctaggagtgtagtgtcgaggtgttaagacaccactccgtaaaataatgagtgttgcatcgaggtgttaagatgccactcggggtgatgtgccgaggtgttaaggtgccaccctaggggttagtggtgcgaggtgttaagtgccctaacggatgttatgaacaccgatgacgtttttgcgagcgccgttcccttgtactattggttaaccatggttatttgtgttgtagcgtaagcatattatatttgttcatattatatatgcttttgttatgctagcttgattattggaggttatagcttgtaattgtgatgataagctaattgtgttgctagcatgtatgcggtatgtgggtaagtgtttgcaagtaggtatattatatatgtatgtgtataattattgcattcactaagcctcggcttacccctctcgttgtttacctttttacaggtattgtgttattgatgctagctagttgttagactagacgtgcagaagcggttgggcttgatggggtagctttcggataattggacgcggatggggttttggtagtccccgggattatgctcttggtatcgggttgggttgtagagttctaatccgtctaaagagataaatgggtcgaaactgctactttatttgtaaaacgggtcattgtgagcccggggttgtaaaacttgtttttatggtggcaatatcttagttttacttaatatgtcatattgtgaaaatggtttcgttgaaaagtgtcggggagcgagtttttcgctcgcgtgtaaacaaaaactgatcagtactttttagttcattgggacgccgtcccagttgtaaaggctggacgccgtcctgatttctggacgccgtccagatgggcagtcacagaaatttttttttggtgtcgtgtttttggtaaatcaatgttgggttgttacaggaTCTCATTGAAACATGATCGCTCTTTCGCCTTTGTGAAATTTGACATGGTTTCTCAAGCCGATGAAGCTATTTCTTCTATGAATGGTAAAGTTATCAATAATAGAAACCTTTTTGTTGGTTATGCTAAAAAAGATTTGAACATTTCAACTTCCTCAAATTTTATCCCCCCTGCTGCCAATCTGAAAGCAAATATTCTCCCTAATAATTCAAATGTTATGATTAACCTTTCACCCAATCAAGAAACGTGTGACCGTTTAGCTTTAACCGCACTTATCATTTATAAAGACCCAATCGACGCCTTTAAACTTTTCAAGTGGTTAAAAAGCCGGTTCATTTCCATCGCTTTGATTTCTGCTTGGGGTCCGTATGGGTACATAGTTCAGTGTAGTGATTCTCAAAGCTTTCAAAGAATGACCATGGGACCAACCATGAACAATGTAGAATTCATGGAAGTCATTCCAATGATTCAAAAACAAAAAAGTTTTTTAGAATCACGAAAGTAAGGATAGAAGGAATACGTTTCGATTTCGTTTCATCGGATTGCACAATTGAGGTCGCTAAGTGTTTCGGTAGAGTAATTCATATTGACAGTAACTCTTTTAATCTCAAAAGAACCGACGTTTTACAAGCCTTGATTGAAGTCAGTGACCCGGGTCCAATTAAGGGATACTCCAAGGCAAACGTTGCTAATTTATCCACTTGTAATTTGTGGGTTGAAGAAGTGGGTTACGATGAGCCTATCGTGATTGTGAATGACGAAACCATTGACGAATACATCACTGCTATTCAGCTCGTTATGCAGTCGATGGAAATTAATTCGGGTGAAAATCATGTTCAGGTGCCGGATGTTTCACCGGAATTAGTACCGGAGGAGGGTGAAATAGCCGTTTCAGATGTGTGTTTAGATTCAAATTTCAAAACACCAACTAAGTCTAACAAACTAGAAAAGGTAATGGAACCAAATGTTATCCATAATTCAATGGAAAAAGTTACAAAAGCAATTTTTGTTGAAAAGGAAAAGGCTGCAGAAGAGATAAGAAGATCCCTGTTTTCTGCAAAAAATATCTGTAAGATGGGCATAGGTCAACTCCATCTAACCAACCCACACCCCAACACTTACCTTTTAACCTCAATGAAAATGACTATCCTATCCTTAGTGATTTCATCCCCAAATAAGCCTTCCATCTCTCCTCCTTTTTCGAACAAAGGTGATGCAGACACTGTCTTCTTTAATCCCATCAACAAATATACTTTTGCTTCAAAACTCACTGCTACTTTTGATTCTGAACATTGTTATGGGTGCTAATTGCAAAGACTCGTGTGAAAAAATCAAAGCCCGTTGCAATATTAAAGAGTCTTTTAATGTTGAACAAGGCTTCTACTTGCTCACAATTCAATTGGGTCAAGCAGGCTCCTGTAAGTTTGGATTGTTTCGACACATAGAGTGAAATCAACCACGTTGTTGGGCAAGATACAAACTACAAAAAAAGTAGGATTAATGGTAACCTTTTTGGAGCAAAACAACTTTCTTACAAAGAAGATTTGATTAACTTTGATATTTTAATGAGTAACATGGCTGATGATGAGCTTATCATCAATTCTCCAAAGCAAAAAGGTGTCAAAAATCATAAACCAATACCTTGATTCTGCTGTCCAGTAGGAGAAGGATGCTTCTAATGGTTCAAAGTTTTAAGATCCTTCTTGCAAGTCTCTGTCTCTTCTTTAATTAGTCACTCACAATTCATCGTCTTTTCAATTCGTCGGTATCTTTAAACCCTCAAGGCTCAAATTGGTATTCATTTAGCTTGGTTTAGGAGTGCTTCATGTGTGCCCAGTTTCTTTTGCTTCAATCATTTAGTTCAATTGATACTCGTCTCAGATGTTCAACAGTTGCTTTCAATTTGCTTCTCGTCTTCACCATTACTCAATTGCCATGGATTTCGGCCGGTGTGCGTTGGTGTTTCAAAGGGTTAATCGTGTTTAAGGTTCTCGTTTCTGTGATTTCTTAGGGCTCTTCAATTTCAATTGGGAAGACGGTTCATTATTGGATATTTGGATGTGTTGATGGATCCTTGAGCCCAATCAATTTTTTAACGGGCCTTGCAATAGTCTTAAGCCATGATCAACAGTGGGCTTCATTTGTCAAGCAGGAGCTTTTTTTGTTTCGATGTTTTCTTTCAATCTATGTCAATTTTTTTTGGGGGCTCAAAAGCCTCTTGCAATGTAATTCGTTTGTTTAATCTTCATCGTTTCGATGAAGGTTTTTTAATATATTTCCTttttcaccaaaaaaaaaaaatttgtgactACTATGTGATATTTTTCTTTAATACtataataatttttctaaaaaataaTTAACGATTTTTATCCCATGTGCATTTCTTTTCACTCGTATATAAATTTTTTCTTAACGTCATTTTTTCTTTAAAATTCATTTTCAAATACGGACAATTAATGCAATATTCACTAATTTTTGTATTATGAAAAAAGAATTCACGAAAAAATATCATGGTTGTTCCCCAAAGTATGTACGAAAAATCAAATTGGGACCTAAAGTTCAAATTAATCATGGTTGGTCTCAAATTTTAAACATTGTACATGTTTGGTCTTAGATTTAAATAAGCGTTAAAACCATCCAATTAAGTATATCACGTGATAAACACAAGCCGGACAACATGGTCTTTTCGTATAGAGTTATGTTCAACCCTAATACATAATACAtaggggtgttcaaaaccggatatccgaaattcggatatccgaaatttcggatagtgAATTtggccatccgatatccgaatccgaaatttcggatatccggttttcggatatccgaattttcggattcggatatcggattatccgaaaaTCCGAGTTTTACTTTTAAAGTGCTCTCCAAACTTTAACTCTTGAAGCAAACAGAGACAAAACCACATTTATATAAAAGATCAGATTAAGTTAACGATACAAAGCACAAAATTGAGTTGCAAATCATATCAAAAACTGCATAGGACTAACCATACTCTCAGGTCTCAACAAAAAATACAATAgatccaaaaaaataaaaataaaaattctgaCTTACATCCAAAATTAAAACTGATGTGTGCAAGATTACTAGTTAAACAAATATATAATACATCATTCCTTTGCATATCGTGACTTCCCCTTAATTTTGCATATTGTAGTTGAAGGATTTTCCATAAGACTGACGTCATCTCATTCATCGATTTTCAAATAAACAAAATCTAATGATTAAGATCTGGATCTAGAGAAATAGGTGAGATGCGAGTTACCTTGATACAATACCTATATGGCTATATGAGAGTCACGATAGTTTTCGAAAAATAATAAGATGAAATTGCATTGTAGAAGTCGATAGTTTTGCAACTGCATATCTTCATCTCATTCGGTTTGATAGTAGATATACGATATTATGTGTTTGGGTAAGAAATACTTCTTTTATTCCTTTACAGCCCATTATAAAGGTATAAGaataatatataatgtataaaaataaatataaacaaaatATTGATtttggatattcggatatccgaatatccgaatttTTTGAAAAGCTCTATCCGAAACCCGAATCCGAAAAATCAGATATCcggttttcggatatccgaaaaatcggatatccgaattttcggatattttcggatctGATTTTCGGGTTATTCGGATTGcggattcggatattatgaacacccctaaTAATACATGTACATGTGCATCTTATATACAACCAGATAGTTATACACCTGTGCCCAAATCAATATTACGGTTTCttttcacaaaccctaattttgtaaTTTGAATTCGACCTACAACAAATCCTATCACTTTCACTTCTCATGTACGTACTTCATTCTAGTAGTTAATTTTAATAGTCccaattatataattattagtttTGTAAATATTAAATACCGTGACTTATGTTTTTGTAACAGATAATTACGTGCATTTCGTAAAATGGGTGGATGTTCGATCGAGAATGGTCGGATGTTACATCTGATTTAACTATCATGTATTCGTGTTGGTTGGAAAAACTGGTAATGGAAAGAGTTCAACAGGAAATAGCATAATTGGATCGAAGAAAATGGAATCGAAACGTTGTTCTTCTGGAGTAACTACTTTTTGTGAGATGAATACCACTTTATTGAAAGATGACATCACGCTTAATGTGATTGATACTCCTGACATTGATTAATTACTATCCTAATTTTTCTTTTCAAGTTTGGATTGCTTATTTATTAATAAAGTTGTGATTTACTTATTTTGTTTAACATTGGACCATTAGCTAGGCCTTTTTGATTCTTGTATCGATCCTAAGATTATTGGGAAGGAAATTATTAGGTGTATCGATATGGCGAGAGATGGCATACACGATGTTCTAGTTGTTTATTCTGTTTAAAGTCTCTTTACTTATGAAGAAATGGCTGTAATAAGCTGTTTGGAAACTTTGTTTGGAAGTAAAATATATGATTACATGATTTTGTTTTCACTGGTTGGGGATGAACTTGAAGCAGACGAAAAGAGTTTAGAAGTTTTTGTACGCGATAGTCTTGATACGTTGAAGGTAGAACTTGATCATGTTTTTAACCTTGTTATATAATATGATACCATTAACTTTCTAATTAGATATAGCCATTTTAATTATATGGTGTTTTAGGAGGTTCTACGTCTTTGTGGAAATCGTCGAGTTCTCTTCGCTAACGGGACTAAAGATGAAGCTAAGATAGCTAAGCAAGTGCAAGAACTTATATCTTATGTGAATACGGTGTTGGAAAAGAATTTTTATTTGCCATTTACAAATGCAATGTTTGCGGAGATGAAGCCTGAAGGTAAAACCATACAACTATTATTTGTTAGTGTGTGCTTAGAATTTACAGTTTCTTAGTTACACCAACAATATATATTTACTTGACAGAAATATGGTATGGAAATTCGAGAGGAAACAAAATGCCTTATGAATGAGACTAAACGCACTTCACAGAACAGGAACTGCTTTGATGGACCAAGAAAAGAAGGCTGAAGAAAGCTGAAAAGGAACGAAAAGAGAAAGAAGAGCGAGAGCAAGCAAAGAATGATTTGGCGTTGGTGAATATTTATTATGTATTTCAGCTAATGAAAATGATTTGAACTATTGAATTGTGTTTCTTTTGGTATTTCAAATCTTACTAACGCCCTAGTTCAATTTATAAAATCAGTGTTTGTTTTACCGATACATAGTACATGTATTATGTATTAGGGTTAAACAGAATTGTATGCGAAAAGACTATATTGCCCAGCTTGTGTTTATCATGTGATATAGTTAACTAGATGGTTTTAACGTCTAGTTAAATTTGGGATCAAACGTGTACAATGTTTAAAACTTGGGACCAGCCATGATTAATTTAAACTTTAGGTCCTAATTTGATTTTTGGTACAAACGTTGGGGATCAACTATGATATTTTTTCAAGAATTCACTATAAAAACGATTCACCGTTTAATGAAAAAAATTTTATCGCTCATATGATAGTTTACAATTaatttatattcataaaaaaaattacattcTGCCGCATCGCGcgaattttataaaactagttagcGCTAATCGATGTATTTATGTTATGAAAAACATAACTGAAACCAAATTTCTAACATTCTCAAAATAACGGAACGTTACTAATGGTTGTTAGAAGATTGCAACTAATAATTTAATCTAAACATTACATTTTTTGAAAAGCAAGGTTTGAAATCACACTCGGGATAGAAACGACCTCACACACGCTTTCGGGTGAAAACTTGAACTGCATAGCATGACCCGAATCATCAATCCATCCGAGCATGTTGAC is from Rutidosis leptorrhynchoides isolate AG116_Rl617_1_P2 chromosome 10, CSIRO_AGI_Rlap_v1, whole genome shotgun sequence and encodes:
- the LOC139870544 gene encoding immune-associated nucleotide-binding protein 9-like; its protein translation is MAVISCLETLFGSKIYDYMILFSLVGDELEADEKSLEVFVRDSLDTLKEVLRLCGNRRVLFANGTKDEAKIAKQVQELISYVNTVLEKNFYLPFTNAMFAEMKPEGTALMDQEKKAEES